The following are encoded in a window of uncultured Ilyobacter sp. genomic DNA:
- a CDS encoding O-antigen ligase family protein codes for MKKLSINYDANKRMVLLLIVLIITNYSFNLIFNYTYLLPLNLFILMAFYITMHFLFPYKFQLLGEDVCMFAIIIYCLTHSIIFETYDYTFLVLGMSFIPYFFSRFIVLEDKDIDFIIKMLYVIGVVLLGVYYHYVGLKAVENRFRVDGRHPVAIAADFGLAAIIFSYVLFTTKNYFVKLISFCLLIATFYLTVFVLATRGASFTGLIAITFLYFMLSNKSIKDRLKSIIIISIFIGLFIYTINNKTFITQYPMLERFTLEGMLKDPSLVGSRRYTGRTDLMMKSLKMIMEKPFFGYGLGSVYSHNIFLEWTASLGLIGFFPFFLFIFSIFNKLFRQIRSNPRFALFFTLIIYVFVLRMVSFAMISHKAFFALAGVFLSYHDTFQKSVKEL; via the coding sequence ATGAAAAAATTATCTATAAATTATGATGCAAATAAAAGAATGGTTTTATTATTGATTGTATTAATTATAACAAATTACTCTTTTAATCTAATATTTAATTATACATATCTTTTACCATTAAATTTGTTTATTTTGATGGCCTTTTATATTACAATGCATTTTTTATTCCCATATAAGTTTCAATTGTTAGGAGAAGATGTGTGCATGTTTGCAATAATTATATATTGTCTAACACATTCTATTATTTTTGAAACTTATGATTACACATTTTTAGTTTTGGGAATGTCTTTTATCCCATACTTTTTTTCGAGATTTATTGTACTAGAGGATAAAGATATAGATTTTATTATAAAGATGTTATATGTTATAGGAGTTGTACTTTTAGGGGTTTATTATCACTATGTAGGGTTGAAGGCGGTAGAAAATAGGTTTAGAGTTGACGGAAGGCATCCTGTTGCCATTGCAGCAGATTTTGGATTGGCGGCCATTATTTTTTCATATGTTTTATTTACAACTAAAAATTATTTTGTGAAATTAATTAGTTTCTGTCTATTAATTGCAACCTTTTACTTAACTGTTTTTGTATTAGCAACAAGAGGAGCTAGTTTTACAGGATTAATAGCTATAACTTTTCTTTATTTTATGCTTAGTAATAAGAGCATTAAAGATAGGTTAAAAAGTATAATAATAATTTCAATTTTTATTGGACTTTTTATTTATACTATAAATAATAAGACATTTATAACACAATATCCGATGTTAGAAAGGTTTACTTTAGAAGGAATGCTCAAAGATCCCTCTCTTGTAGGAAGTAGAAGATATACAGGAAGAACAGATTTAATGATGAAAAGTCTTAAAATGATAATGGAAAAACCATTTTTTGGATATGGATTGGGTTCAGTCTATTCACATAATATTTTTTTAGAATGGACAGCTTCTTTAGGTCTCATTGGATTTTTTCCATTTTTTCTTTTTATTTTTTCAATATTTAATAAGTTGTTTAGGCAAATTAGATCTAATCCTAGGTTTGCACTGTTTTTTACCTTAATAATTTATGTTTTTGTACTCAGAATGGTTAGTTTTGCCATGATTTCTCACAAAGCATTTTTTGCACTGGCAGGAGTTTTTTTATCTTATCACGATACATTTCAAAAATCGGTAAAAGAGTTATAG
- a CDS encoding efflux RND transporter periplasmic adaptor subunit: MKRKNWIILIIILIILATRNMDFVNDIKNLDFHKKDEGNSVPVVKIEKLKKGSMNGDLIFQGVVVPKETIPLYVDVPVTVENILVKNGSLVKSGDPLLEFSASIKSELERSLEEINLDLNNIDLELRDMTSGSLKLELENKTLEIRSLKSEINAMERTLKVLKFESKSLREQADAKMRLFENDGISSIEANAAVTNANKKEAELTDQISSLEISRQQYELLLLSYERLKRELNLKSITLKSRRRKILLEKRDLETKLSNVNEPLKSPINGMVAEIFVEEGIPVARGKKLISVVPEGSYMIKVDVPLYIASLIEKGQKAIVTLSDNKSDKSYKGVVEKVAQGAVMVENRNYENKIVEVYIDIEKTEGLKLGYYATVSIEEGKSGDLLTLNSFSVLEEDGKHFVYVFEDGMAKKRFIKTGKADSFRIEVLDLPEGTPIVVNPFEVYENKKIVAEN, translated from the coding sequence ATGAAGAGGAAAAATTGGATAATACTCATAATAATTTTAATAATTCTTGCCACTAGGAACATGGATTTTGTAAATGATATTAAAAATTTAGATTTTCATAAAAAAGATGAAGGTAATTCCGTCCCTGTGGTAAAAATAGAAAAATTAAAAAAAGGAAGTATGAATGGAGATCTCATATTTCAGGGTGTCGTTGTACCGAAAGAAACAATTCCTCTTTATGTTGATGTGCCTGTGACAGTTGAAAATATTTTGGTGAAAAATGGCAGCCTCGTAAAGTCAGGTGATCCACTACTAGAGTTTAGTGCTTCTATAAAAAGTGAGTTAGAAAGAAGTTTAGAAGAGATAAATTTGGATTTGAACAACATAGACCTTGAATTGAGAGATATGACGTCAGGATCACTTAAATTGGAATTAGAAAATAAAACTTTGGAAATAAGAAGCTTGAAGTCAGAGATCAATGCCATGGAAAGGACACTTAAAGTTTTGAAATTTGAGTCTAAATCCTTGAGAGAACAGGCAGACGCTAAGATGAGATTATTTGAAAATGATGGGATATCTTCAATCGAAGCAAATGCTGCGGTAACTAATGCAAATAAAAAGGAAGCAGAGTTGACAGATCAGATCTCTAGCCTTGAGATTTCAAGACAACAATATGAATTGCTACTTTTGAGTTATGAAAGGCTAAAAAGAGAACTAAATCTAAAAAGTATAACTCTTAAAAGTAGAAGAAGAAAAATTTTGCTTGAAAAAAGGGATTTAGAGACAAAATTAAGTAATGTAAATGAACCGCTGAAATCTCCAATCAATGGTATGGTGGCTGAAATTTTTGTAGAGGAGGGGATTCCTGTTGCAAGAGGGAAAAAACTGATTTCAGTGGTACCAGAAGGAAGCTACATGATAAAAGTTGACGTACCATTATACATAGCTTCATTAATAGAGAAAGGACAAAAAGCTATTGTGACCTTGAGTGACAATAAAAGCGATAAATCTTATAAAGGTGTGGTGGAAAAGGTTGCACAGGGAGCTGTAATGGTAGAAAATAGGAACTATGAAAACAAAATTGTAGAGGTCTATATAGATATAGAAAAAACAGAAGGGCTGAAGTTAGGTTATTATGCTACTGTGAGTATAGAAGAAGGGAAATCTGGAGATTTATTAACACTTAATTCCTTTTCGGTTTTAGAAGAAGACGGAAAACATTTTGTATATGTGTTTGAAGATGGAATGGCAAAAAAAAGGTTTATAAAAACTGGGAAAGCTGATTCTTTTAGAATTGAGGTATTAGACCTACCAGAAGGAACCCCTATAGTGGTAAATCCTTTTGAAGTATATGAAAATAAAAAAATTGTTGCTGAAAATTAA
- a CDS encoding TolC family protein yields the protein MNKKKFIVAALITIFAKGYAVEMNLEDVLDRLDKNNREIVIQDMEIESRELEKKKQFKNMLPSASIGWSTDFVEVTDEDQNDFGSGDSTSAIKISIPLFQGGTLYNQYKKSSLGKENSEYERNLVSYEVQERAISTYFEVLNKRKQAEISRMVQNSLGKQDERLNSLYKSNKMIPKSELLKVQADLVLIKSKLTRQIKEQRSAEEALFVLLDMPLNSDVYFTENLSEELKIDMYDIDADLERALKYGSKIKQENIILENSGIDVNIAKGELYPSLDASASYRLDSVPDDESEYQVSLSASWDIFSWGSTIDDIKQKKINYNQAMINYKNAVDTIALEVRDQYREMEILSEEVYYSQKINLELEEENMRIDKLRYENGIISTYDYLDSINRLSTAQERYYSLQRDLLLAIIKYENLLR from the coding sequence ATGAATAAAAAGAAATTTATTGTTGCTGCTCTAATTACTATTTTTGCAAAAGGTTATGCTGTAGAAATGAATTTGGAAGATGTATTAGATAGATTGGACAAAAATAATCGAGAGATAGTGATTCAAGATATGGAGATTGAATCAAGAGAATTAGAGAAGAAAAAGCAATTTAAGAATATGCTTCCAAGTGCTTCAATTGGATGGTCAACTGATTTTGTAGAGGTTACTGATGAAGATCAGAATGATTTTGGTAGTGGAGATAGTACCTCTGCAATAAAAATCAGTATTCCTTTATTTCAAGGAGGGACTTTATACAATCAATATAAAAAATCATCTTTAGGTAAAGAAAATTCGGAGTATGAAAGAAATCTTGTAAGCTATGAAGTTCAAGAGAGGGCAATTTCCACTTATTTTGAAGTTTTGAATAAGAGAAAGCAGGCAGAAATAAGCCGTATGGTACAAAATTCTCTCGGTAAACAAGATGAAAGACTAAACTCTCTTTATAAAAGTAATAAAATGATTCCTAAATCAGAGCTTTTAAAAGTACAAGCAGATTTGGTATTGATTAAATCTAAACTAACTAGACAAATCAAGGAGCAAAGATCTGCTGAAGAGGCTTTGTTTGTATTACTTGATATGCCACTTAATTCAGATGTTTATTTTACAGAAAATTTATCTGAAGAGCTAAAAATAGATATGTATGATATTGATGCAGACTTGGAAAGAGCCTTGAAATACGGAAGTAAAATAAAACAAGAGAATATTATATTGGAAAACTCAGGAATTGACGTAAATATAGCAAAAGGAGAGCTTTATCCTAGCTTAGATGCTTCTGCTAGCTATAGATTGGACAGTGTTCCTGATGATGAAAGCGAATATCAAGTGTCTCTTAGTGCCTCATGGGATATTTTTTCTTGGGGAAGTACTATAGATGATATAAAACAAAAGAAAATTAATTATAATCAAGCGATGATTAACTATAAAAATGCAGTGGATACCATAGCACTAGAGGTTCGAGATCAGTATAGGGAGATGGAAATTTTAAGTGAAGAGGTTTATTATTCTCAAAAGATCAATTTGGAATTGGAAGAGGAAAATATGAGAATTGATAAATTAAGATATGAGAATGGAATAATAAGTACATATGATTACCTAGATTCAATAAATAGATTGAGTACAGCACAAGAAAGATATTATTCACTGCAAAGAGACCTTTTGTTGGCTATAATAAAATATGAAAATTTATTAAGATAG
- a CDS encoding CpsD/CapB family tyrosine-protein kinase: MRKRNLVFFDRDKEHIAEAIRILRTNLYFTESKDRKVVLITSSIPKEGKSTIAANYALSVAISGEKVILVDCDIRRPRVVDSFGIKANYGLEEVLRGKKNLEDVILHNVERNLDLLPATSYGENVTELFLGKKIVEILDKLKDEYNLIVLDTPPLTVATDAALLSTYADGVVYVVGYDMVFKKELLSGKKLLEKAGANIYGVVVNKVDINGYAMGNYGHYSSNYKYYDEYKKR, from the coding sequence ATGAGAAAAAGAAATCTAGTATTTTTTGATAGAGATAAAGAACATATTGCAGAAGCAATTAGAATATTGAGAACAAACCTATATTTTACAGAATCTAAAGACAGAAAAGTAGTCTTGATAACAAGTTCTATACCAAAAGAGGGGAAAAGTACTATAGCTGCAAATTATGCTTTAAGTGTGGCTATCAGTGGAGAAAAGGTGATTTTAGTAGATTGTGATATAAGAAGGCCAAGAGTAGTTGACAGTTTTGGTATAAAAGCAAATTATGGCCTTGAAGAGGTTCTGAGGGGAAAGAAAAATTTAGAAGATGTTATTTTGCATAATGTGGAACGGAATTTAGACTTACTTCCGGCAACAAGTTATGGTGAAAACGTTACAGAACTCTTCCTAGGGAAAAAAATTGTAGAGATTTTGGATAAACTAAAGGATGAGTATAATCTTATAGTTCTAGACACTCCTCCTCTAACTGTAGCAACTGATGCGGCACTTTTATCAACATATGCAGATGGAGTAGTTTATGTTGTAGGTTACGATATGGTTTTTAAAAAAGAACTTCTCAGCGGGAAAAAATTACTTGAAAAAGCAGGAGCAAATATATACGGTGTGGTTGTAAATAAAGTAGATATAAATGGTTACGCCATGGGAAATTATGGACACTATAGCTCTAATTATAAGTATTATGACGAATATAAAAAGCGTTGA
- a CDS encoding Wzz/FepE/Etk N-terminal domain-containing protein — MQDNNKKEREKNEIRKEIDMVELFMVVKQNWKVLFRTIFIMVALGFTYSYYKEDLYKAEVVLMVSGSNIISPDRLENSQVSLNQKLVSTYTEIAQSSSIMRDVVQKLDLKKSPESLAKKVEVSPLGMTELIKISYIDKNPQKAALIVNHVSEEFMIKIKSVMRFDNLKIIESARVPVNPESKKTKLIIAISSMIGILLGIFEIMWAEYYQNKIKNPEEIERLLECQVLANVPDYSSVKLDKKSNELKKSKNIKVK; from the coding sequence ATGCAAGATAATAATAAAAAAGAGAGAGAAAAAAATGAAATAAGAAAAGAAATAGACATGGTTGAGCTTTTTATGGTTGTTAAACAAAACTGGAAAGTTCTTTTCAGGACGATTTTTATAATGGTGGCATTGGGATTTACCTATTCTTATTATAAGGAGGATCTTTATAAGGCAGAGGTTGTACTCATGGTTTCAGGTAGTAATATTATATCACCAGATAGGTTGGAAAATTCGCAAGTTTCATTGAATCAAAAGCTTGTTTCAACTTATACAGAAATTGCCCAAAGTTCAAGTATAATGCGAGATGTTGTGCAAAAGTTAGATTTAAAAAAATCTCCAGAATCTTTGGCAAAAAAAGTTGAAGTTTCTCCACTGGGGATGACAGAACTGATAAAGATAAGTTACATAGATAAAAATCCACAAAAGGCTGCCCTTATTGTGAACCATGTTTCAGAAGAGTTTATGATTAAAATCAAGTCAGTTATGCGTTTTGATAACTTAAAAATAATTGAAAGTGCTAGAGTTCCAGTGAATCCAGAATCTAAAAAAACTAAATTAATAATTGCAATTTCAAGCATGATAGGTATTCTTCTGGGAATTTTTGAAATAATGTGGGCAGAATATTATCAAAATAAAATAAAAAATCCAGAAGAGATAGAAAGGCTCTTGGAATGTCAGGTGCTTGCAAATGTTCCAGATTATTCCTCAGTTAAATTAGATAAAAAATCTAATGAATTAAAAAAATCAAAAAACATTAAAGTTAAGTAA
- a CDS encoding right-handed parallel beta-helix repeat-containing protein, translating to MKSFINKKYFKLIITFVFFITFSVSSISDDFFVSPRGSDLNPGTKEEPFKTPEKARDTIREKNLNKKETVVIWFFGGRYFRKESFKLEEKDSGSKKAPIVYKGLPGETVYWDGGDILEKYEPISEKDILNRIYSKDRKNIFQITLDNFQGENMGSYGPRGFGRKEFPAPAELFINGIPQTIARWPNHGRVPLGTVVDKGSTPRWGDPTNRGAVFKYEIFRPELWTQAKDAYIGGIFSESYADDSIKISKIDTDEKTITMSEPHLYGFNNKPYTSWYISNLLEEIDIPGEYYIEKENKKIYFYPSTDDVKLIQLSQLDTPLVVMENASHIKFENIIFENSRGMGIVIKNGDNNTIAGCVIRLIGGVGVDVSGGMNHSIVSSDIYYTGAGGVSLSGGDRKSLTPSNHMVKNCDIHNVNRWYKTYRPCVNLDGVGQKVLNNHLHDVPGQAILFYGNDHLIEYNEINNCVTDMSDMAAIYTGRDPSVLGHVIRYNFFHHLENKIGSGNGVQSIYFDDDNLYTGIIYGNVFYRAGSNAVIHFNGGGSSSIGNNIFIDCPKVIWGGENERVLSAIRKMHDIRYKNIQKRIFENVDIRKEPFKSRYPYLLKSYESEYNIGTPMWNNVVISSKEKELMSQFVNPEEMNFKLKSNSKILKLKSEKVVDPVYGLDNQEVKFKDIPFEKIGIYKDKYRGSIAR from the coding sequence ATGAAATCTTTTATAAATAAAAAATATTTCAAATTAATAATTACTTTTGTTTTTTTTATTACTTTTAGTGTTAGCTCTATATCAGATGATTTTTTTGTTTCTCCTAGAGGAAGTGATCTGAACCCTGGTACTAAAGAAGAACCATTTAAAACACCTGAAAAGGCTAGAGATACCATCAGGGAAAAAAACTTGAATAAAAAAGAAACTGTGGTGATCTGGTTTTTTGGAGGCCGTTATTTCCGAAAAGAGAGTTTTAAATTGGAAGAGAAGGACTCAGGAAGCAAGAAAGCTCCTATTGTATACAAGGGTTTACCTGGAGAAACAGTCTACTGGGACGGTGGGGATATTTTGGAGAAATATGAACCTATTTCAGAAAAAGATATCTTAAATAGAATTTATTCAAAGGACAGAAAAAATATTTTTCAAATAACATTGGATAACTTTCAAGGCGAAAATATGGGGAGTTATGGCCCTAGAGGATTTGGAAGAAAGGAATTTCCGGCTCCAGCAGAACTGTTTATAAATGGAATTCCACAAACCATTGCAAGATGGCCAAATCATGGAAGAGTTCCTCTTGGTACGGTTGTCGACAAAGGAAGTACACCACGATGGGGAGATCCAACTAACAGAGGTGCTGTTTTTAAATATGAGATTTTTCGACCTGAATTGTGGACTCAAGCTAAGGATGCATATATAGGAGGGATTTTCAGTGAGAGTTATGCAGATGACTCTATAAAAATTTCAAAAATAGACACAGATGAAAAAACTATTACAATGTCCGAGCCACATCTTTATGGATTTAACAATAAACCTTACACAAGCTGGTATATTTCAAATCTTCTTGAGGAAATAGATATTCCCGGAGAATATTATATAGAGAAAGAAAATAAGAAAATATATTTTTATCCTAGTACAGATGATGTTAAATTAATTCAACTTTCTCAATTAGACACTCCTTTGGTTGTTATGGAAAATGCATCGCATATTAAGTTTGAAAATATTATTTTTGAAAATTCAAGAGGAATGGGGATAGTAATAAAAAACGGTGATAACAATACAATAGCAGGATGTGTCATCAGACTTATAGGGGGGGTCGGTGTAGATGTATCTGGAGGAATGAATCACTCGATTGTTAGCAGTGATATCTATTATACAGGAGCAGGAGGGGTATCTCTTTCGGGGGGGGATCGTAAATCTCTCACACCATCTAATCATATGGTTAAAAACTGCGATATTCATAATGTTAATAGATGGTATAAGACTTACAGACCTTGCGTAAATTTAGATGGAGTAGGGCAAAAAGTATTAAATAACCATCTACATGATGTGCCAGGTCAGGCAATACTATTTTATGGAAATGATCATTTAATAGAGTATAATGAGATTAATAACTGTGTGACAGATATGTCAGATATGGCGGCAATTTATACAGGAAGAGATCCAAGCGTCTTAGGACACGTTATCCGGTATAATTTTTTCCACCATTTAGAGAATAAAATAGGATCTGGAAACGGAGTCCAGTCTATATATTTTGACGATGATAACTTATACACAGGTATAATTTATGGAAATGTCTTTTATAGAGCTGGAAGTAATGCAGTTATTCACTTTAACGGTGGCGGGAGCTCATCCATCGGAAATAATATCTTCATTGATTGTCCAAAGGTTATATGGGGTGGAGAGAATGAACGTGTGCTTTCTGCCATCAGAAAGATGCATGATATAAGATATAAGAACATTCAAAAGAGAATCTTTGAAAATGTTGATATAAGAAAGGAGCCTTTTAAAAGCAGGTATCCTTATCTATTAAAATCTTATGAGAGTGAATATAATATAGGTACCCCGATGTGGAATAACGTTGTAATATCAAGTAAAGAAAAAGAATTAATGAGTCAGTTTGTAAACCCTGAAGAGATGAATTTTAAATTGAAGAGTAATTCCAAAATTTTAAAATTGAAATCAGAGAAAGTGGTAGATCCGGTTTACGGACTTGACAATCAGGAGGTTAAGTTTAAAGATATTCCCTTTGAAAAAATTGGAATTTATAAAGACAAATATAGAGGGTCGATTGCCCGTTGA
- a CDS encoding glycosyltransferase codes for MKINTIFLTKSTQSGGVQTLIKTIEKEALKAGLKVNEIYHKNPWTELYKEIDGVNYIKLNTAFEKKSFTVNFILNIYYARKKLKETVEEKDKIIIFSPNYLLFIPFKILKNNQVILVQTNKMDVYFTKKARIVFKLLSKYINFFAIFTEYDKKRLDKIFPKLIFTLKDKIRYIPRACTIEPAKNPRKYGKNLIFIGRIMEDQKNFIGLIEVMKLLPKTFKLNIYGNGHENEIKTLINEIKGYDNIKFCGATKNVKKVLNENNIFVMTSFYEGFANTLVEARSQGLPIIAYNTFESLKWIVRDGENGYIIPLGETQKFADAIKEIVSSESRYMEISRNALIMSESTEYNKIMERWMKLLAD; via the coding sequence ATGAAGATAAATACAATATTTTTGACTAAATCAACCCAAAGCGGGGGAGTTCAGACCCTTATAAAGACAATAGAAAAAGAAGCATTAAAAGCAGGCCTCAAAGTAAATGAAATTTACCATAAAAATCCATGGACAGAACTTTATAAAGAAATAGACGGTGTAAATTATATAAAACTAAATACAGCTTTTGAAAAAAAATCTTTTACTGTTAATTTTATTTTAAATATCTATTATGCCAGAAAAAAGTTAAAAGAAACTGTTGAGGAAAAAGACAAGATTATAATTTTTAGTCCAAATTATTTACTATTTATTCCCTTTAAAATATTAAAAAATAATCAAGTTATCTTAGTTCAGACTAACAAAATGGATGTATACTTTACCAAGAAAGCTAGGATTGTTTTTAAATTACTGAGTAAATATATAAACTTTTTCGCTATATTTACAGAATATGATAAAAAAAGGCTGGATAAAATTTTTCCAAAATTAATTTTTACTTTAAAAGATAAAATAAGATATATTCCGAGAGCATGTACGATAGAACCAGCAAAAAATCCCCGTAAATATGGTAAAAATCTTATATTTATCGGGAGAATTATGGAAGATCAGAAAAATTTCATAGGCCTTATTGAAGTTATGAAGCTTCTCCCTAAAACTTTTAAGCTGAATATATATGGTAATGGACACGAGAATGAAATAAAGACCTTGATTAATGAAATAAAAGGCTATGACAATATTAAATTTTGTGGTGCAACTAAAAATGTAAAAAAAGTATTAAATGAAAATAATATATTTGTGATGACCTCTTTTTATGAGGGATTTGCCAATACCCTTGTGGAGGCAAGGAGCCAAGGTCTACCTATTATAGCATATAATACTTTTGAATCATTAAAATGGATAGTCCGTGACGGTGAAAACGGCTATATAATTCCCCTAGGAGAAACTCAAAAATTCGCCGATGCCATTAAGGAGATAGTAAGTTCAGAAAGTAGGTACATGGAAATAAGTAGAAACGCACTTATAATGTCAGAGAGCACAGAATATAATAAAATAATGGAAAGGTGGATGAAGCTTTTGGCTGATTAG
- a CDS encoding lipopolysaccharide biosynthesis protein yields the protein MSLKTELKSGLIINFVARYSGVLIQIVIVGILSRLLTPKEFGFVAVIMVFLTFFEMISSMGIGPAMIQEKTLSEEDNSTIFNLTIILGLLFGISFYFFSFLIAEFYQNNEYISVGKYLSVIVFLNSVNIVPLSLLKKSKEFKKIALIGVSANLISGSIAVYLAFRGMGYFVLILRPIIGSIYVFMFTYNMSRLRFRFIFNLETLKKIAQFSIFQSLADILYYFTKNLDNILISKIIGIEALGFYDKAYKLMVYAVQNMTSVMNPVLLPVFSSYKDDSDLIYNSYSKLSKILTLFGLPLSVYLYFTGEEIIYIIFGNQWGQSVPIFKILALSVWMQLILISCGSIFQVSGRSDLLFVNGVVSSVILVCGISYGLIKKDLVLLAIGVLVAFFITIIFSYWVMFNKIFKKNFSIFFKELITPILISIIVFICLYLTTRFFHVKNHYETLIIKTFSTLIGFLWGIYITKEYKLIIKVLFKK from the coding sequence ATGTCTCTAAAAACTGAACTTAAATCAGGACTTATAATAAATTTTGTAGCAAGATATTCTGGGGTTCTAATACAGATAGTTATTGTAGGAATCTTATCAAGGCTATTAACTCCAAAGGAATTTGGATTTGTTGCCGTCATCATGGTATTTCTAACTTTTTTCGAAATGATAAGCAGCATGGGAATAGGACCTGCAATGATTCAGGAAAAGACTCTTTCAGAAGAGGATAACTCTACAATATTTAATCTAACTATTATTTTAGGGTTGTTGTTTGGAATCTCATTTTATTTTTTTTCATTTTTGATAGCTGAATTTTATCAAAATAACGAGTATATAAGTGTTGGAAAATATTTATCTGTAATTGTTTTTTTAAACTCAGTTAATATTGTACCCCTATCTTTGCTAAAAAAATCAAAAGAGTTTAAAAAAATAGCTTTGATAGGAGTGAGTGCTAATCTGATATCAGGGTCTATAGCCGTTTATTTGGCCTTTAGGGGGATGGGTTATTTTGTGCTTATTTTGAGGCCGATTATAGGCTCGATATATGTTTTTATGTTTACGTATAATATGTCTAGATTGAGGTTTAGATTTATTTTTAATTTGGAAACATTGAAAAAAATAGCACAATTCTCAATTTTTCAGTCCCTGGCGGATATCTTATATTATTTTACAAAAAATCTGGACAATATATTGATCAGCAAAATAATCGGTATAGAAGCATTAGGATTCTATGATAAAGCTTATAAACTGATGGTTTATGCAGTACAAAATATGACCAGTGTCATGAATCCTGTACTTTTGCCAGTTTTTTCAAGTTATAAAGACGATAGTGATCTAATTTATAATTCCTATTCCAAACTTAGTAAAATATTGACATTGTTTGGCTTGCCGCTGTCAGTATATCTGTATTTTACTGGTGAAGAAATAATCTATATTATTTTTGGAAATCAGTGGGGACAGAGTGTGCCAATATTTAAAATACTTGCTTTAAGTGTCTGGATGCAATTAATATTAATAAGTTGTGGATCAATATTTCAAGTATCAGGAAGATCAGACCTATTATTCGTAAACGGGGTTGTTTCTTCTGTTATCTTAGTCTGTGGAATCTCTTACGGTCTGATTAAAAAAGACCTTGTTTTACTTGCTATAGGTGTTTTAGTGGCTTTTTTTATAACTATTATTTTTAGTTATTGGGTGATGTTTAATAAAATTTTCAAAAAGAATTTTTCAATATTTTTTAAAGAGTTAATAACCCCAATCTTAATTTCAATTATAGTTTTTATTTGTTTGTATTTAACAACTAGATTTTTTCATGTGAAAAATCATTATGAAACGTTAATCATAAAAACTTTTTCCACTTTGATTGGATTTTTATGGGGAATTTACATAACTAAAGAATATAAACTCATAATAAAGGTTTTGTTTAAAAAATAG